TCGCGCTCTTCAGCCTCAAGGTCTTCGATAGCATCGTGCTGGCGAACCAGGGCTACGTCGACCTGATCTTGTCGGATGCGTTCACCCATCGCACGTACTACATGGGCACGGTAGACGACAAGAATCGCGCCAACTTTTACGATGGCCAGATCCGGGTGGTCGATCCCACCGGCAAGGAGTTCGTCAAGTACCCGGCCAAGGACTACGCCAGGCATCTGGCCGAGCACGTCGAACCCTGGTCGTACCTCAAGTTCCCGTACTTGAAAGACGTGGGCTGGCGGGGCCTGGTCGACGGCCCGGACAGCGGCGTTTACTGTGCGACGCCGTTGTCGCGGCTGAACGCATCCGACGCCCTGGCCACACCTAAGGCGCAGGAGGCGTTCGAGCGTTTCTACGAGACGCTGGGCTCGCGCAAGAATGGTCGCTACGAGCCTGTGCACCAGCGTTTGGCGACGCACTGGGCGCGGCTGGTGGAATTGCTGTACGCCGCCGAGCGCATGCTCGAGCTGAGTCAGGATGCCGAGATCACCGATCCGAATGTGCGCGTCATTGTGGACCATACGCCCGATGAGGGCGTTGGCTCGGTGGAGGCGCCGCGCGGCACGCTCACGCACCACTATCGCACCGACCAAAACGGCATTCTCACCAAGGTCAATCTCATCGTCGGCACCACGAACAACTATGCGCCCATCGCCATGTCTATCGCCAAAGCCGCCGATGCTTTGATTCACAAAGGCGTGGTGGTCGGCGATGGCCTGCTGAACCGCATCGAAATGGCCTTCCGCAACTACGATCCGTGCCTGTCCTGCGCCACCCACTCGCTGCCCGGCCAGATGCCGCTCGAGGTGGTCATCTGCGACGCCAGCGGAGCCGTGGTGGAATGCCTGAGCCAGTTCACCTGATCGAGGCGCGGGCAGCGCCCGCGCCGCCGCCTGCATCCATGAAGACGCTGATCATTGGCCTGGGCAACCCCATTCTCACCGACGATGGTGTGGGCGTGCGGGTCGCCCAGGCCGTGGCGGTCGCCCAGGCCGTGGCCCAGACGTTGGCCGGGGGCTGGCCGGCCCCGCTGGCTGCGGGTCTGCTTTACGCGGGTGAGGTGGACGGTGGGCGCTCCACCATCACCATTACCGAAGCCAGCGTGGGCGGTCTGCGACTGATGGAGATGATGGTCGGCTTCGACCGCGTGCTGATCATCGACGCCCTGGCGCCGGGCCTGGCCCCGCCCGGCGCGGTG
This genomic stretch from Caldilineales bacterium harbors:
- a CDS encoding Ni/Fe hydrogenase subunit alpha, coding for MKRITIDPITRLEGHGKIAIFLNEDGDVANTYFQIPELRGFEQFCVGRPAEEMPRITNRICGVCPEAHHMAATKALDALFHVEPAPAVKKLRELFYMAFYVTDHTTHFYALGGPDFVVGPDAPAAERNILGVIHKVGVETGKQVIDCRMRNHHVIKMLGGRGVHPVAGLPGGWSRALAPAERAEVEDIARQNVDFALFSLKVFDSIVLANQGYVDLILSDAFTHRTYYMGTVDDKNRANFYDGQIRVVDPTGKEFVKYPAKDYARHLAEHVEPWSYLKFPYLKDVGWRGLVDGPDSGVYCATPLSRLNASDALATPKAQEAFERFYETLGSRKNGRYEPVHQRLATHWARLVELLYAAERMLELSQDAEITDPNVRVIVDHTPDEGVGSVEAPRGTLTHHYRTDQNGILTKVNLIVGTTNNYAPIAMSIAKAADALIHKGVVVGDGLLNRIEMAFRNYDPCLSCATHSLPGQMPLEVVICDASGAVVECLSQFT
- a CDS encoding hydrogenase maturation protease; this translates as MPEPVHLIEARAAPAPPPASMKTLIIGLGNPILTDDGVGVRVAQAVAVAQAVAQTLAGGWPAPLAAGLLYAGEVDGGRSTITITEASVGGLRLMEMMVGFDRVLIIDALAPGLAPPGAVRRLTLPDLEALGPTQHSASAHDASLTTAMRVGRSMGLSLPADLVIFGVGVVDVSNFGEQPTPAVAAAIPLVANMVMQELGGCS